The Bacillus sp. Y1 genome has a window encoding:
- a CDS encoding Spo0B C-terminal domain-containing protein, translating to MNKDWTTVELLSHSRHDWLNKVQLIKGNLSLHKYDRVNEIIQEIVIEAQNEARLSQLHTPQLAALFLTCNWNNFSFQVDYEVLEASTDNQNIINDMIALNWITSFFECLQQTVKEFAENHLSITIDRQQKAACFFFDFRGIIKNRTGLVEFFERKETLIEVIVHECSEQEFSLQVFLPYEE from the coding sequence ATGAATAAGGATTGGACGACGGTTGAGTTGCTGAGTCACTCGCGTCACGATTGGTTAAATAAAGTACAGCTCATAAAAGGTAACTTATCTTTACATAAATACGACAGGGTAAACGAAATCATTCAGGAAATTGTTATTGAGGCACAAAATGAGGCTCGTCTCTCTCAATTACATACACCACAGCTTGCTGCCCTCTTTCTTACCTGCAACTGGAACAACTTCTCTTTTCAGGTAGATTATGAAGTGCTCGAGGCATCTACCGACAACCAAAACATAATTAATGACATGATTGCATTGAACTGGATAACCTCATTTTTTGAGTGTTTACAGCAAACGGTTAAGGAGTTTGCTGAGAATCATCTATCAATAACGATCGACAGACAACAAAAGGCAGCCTGTTTCTTTTTTGATTTTAGAGGAATAATAAAAAATAGGACAGGTCTTGTAGAATTTTTCGAAAGAAAAGAAACATTAATAGAAGTAATCGTTCATGAATGTTCGGAACAGGAATTTTCGTTACAGGTATTCTTACCATATGAGGAATAA
- the rpmA gene encoding 50S ribosomal protein L27 — protein MLRLDLQFFASKKGVGSTKNGRDSHAKRLGAKRADGQFVSGGSILYRQRGTKIYPGVNVGKGGDDTLYAKVDGVVKFERLGRDRKQVSVYPVAQEA, from the coding sequence ATGTTAAGATTAGATCTTCAGTTTTTTGCTTCTAAAAAGGGAGTAGGTTCTACAAAGAACGGTCGTGATTCACATGCTAAGCGCCTTGGTGCTAAGCGTGCAGATGGTCAATTCGTATCTGGTGGTTCAATCCTTTACCGTCAACGTGGCACAAAGATTTATCCAGGTGTTAACGTTGGTAAGGGTGGAGATGACACTCTATACGCGAAAGTGGACGGAGTAGTTAAATTCGAACGCCTAGGACGTGACCGTAAGCAAGTGAGCGTATACCCTGTAGCTCAAGAAGCTTAA
- a CDS encoding M23 family metallopeptidase, with protein MGSRPDEIRKRIAKRKRERDRLTQTVAHSRLLLPEPEETHGYDRIPTYESGKEEGIHPLFRKEVFIFKILASTILVFLVAIIFRNNDARFESVREFVSINMEKDFQFTTVANWYEDQFGKPLALLPFTNNESEEVNEESQPYALPASGKILEEFGEDGQKVTIETPKGAAVTAMSGGMIEFAGVKEGFGKTVIVQHGDKSETWYGNLDDISVNLYEYIEKGKEIGTAMDSDDGEKGSFYFALKEGNEFIDPFQVIQVE; from the coding sequence ATGGGGTCAAGACCGGATGAAATTCGTAAACGTATTGCAAAGCGAAAGAGGGAAAGGGACAGGCTTACACAGACCGTTGCTCATTCAAGGCTATTGCTGCCAGAACCGGAAGAAACGCACGGATATGATCGGATTCCCACATATGAAAGTGGGAAAGAAGAAGGGATTCATCCTCTTTTTCGAAAGGAAGTCTTTATTTTTAAAATACTAGCCTCTACAATTTTGGTGTTCTTAGTAGCGATTATTTTTAGAAATAATGACGCTAGATTTGAGAGTGTTAGAGAATTTGTTTCGATAAACATGGAAAAGGACTTTCAATTTACGACAGTAGCAAACTGGTATGAAGATCAGTTTGGAAAGCCTCTTGCACTTTTGCCGTTTACAAATAATGAATCAGAAGAAGTGAATGAGGAGTCGCAGCCATATGCCTTACCAGCGTCAGGGAAAATTCTAGAGGAATTTGGTGAAGACGGACAAAAGGTAACAATAGAAACACCTAAAGGTGCGGCCGTTACCGCGATGAGTGGTGGTATGATTGAATTTGCTGGTGTAAAAGAGGGATTTGGTAAGACGGTTATTGTCCAGCACGGTGATAAGAGTGAGACTTGGTATGGGAATCTTGATGATATCTCGGTTAATCTTTATGAATACATCGAAAAAGGGAAAGAAATTGGAACGGCAATGGATAGTGATGATGGGGAAAAAGGTTCCTTTTACTTTGCCTTAAAAGAAGGAAATGAATTTATAGATCCTTTCCAGGTGATTCAGGTTGAATAA
- the mreD gene encoding rod shape-determining protein MreD, with protein sequence MFVELFSPQLFNSDRIIVPHFLLVVLLFLTVYGGKKQGILYAAIFGLLFDIVYTEVIGIYFFLYPLVAYFVSKTMQLIHNHLVVVSLTSMVGIILLELGVYELNYLLKVTEMNFQTFLQERLYPTLILNLAFTILVSFPLKRQFDKYAEELRNE encoded by the coding sequence TTGTTTGTCGAGCTTTTTTCTCCACAGCTTTTTAATAGTGATCGCATCATCGTGCCCCATTTTCTTTTAGTAGTTCTTTTGTTTTTAACCGTTTACGGAGGAAAGAAACAAGGGATCCTGTATGCGGCTATTTTTGGGCTGCTCTTTGATATTGTTTATACTGAAGTGATTGGGATATATTTCTTTTTGTATCCACTGGTCGCTTATTTTGTTTCAAAAACGATGCAGCTTATACATAATCATCTCGTTGTAGTTTCATTAACCTCCATGGTCGGAATCATCCTACTAGAGCTTGGTGTGTATGAGTTAAACTATTTATTAAAAGTTACTGAAATGAATTTTCAAACTTTCTTACAGGAGAGGCTTTATCCAACCTTGATATTAAATTTGGCTTTTACGATTTTGGTTTCCTTTCCCCTTAAACGGCAGTTTGATAAATATGCAGAGGAACTTAGAAATGAATAA
- a CDS encoding Rne/Rng family ribonuclease gives MLDKIIVNYIGREKRYAILKDQKVEKLYIEQPKQQSLVGNIYIGTVTKVMPGLHAAFVDIGEEKQGFLHRDKLVSFLSARDEKTVKETKGIGSFVHQGERLLVQVEKDASGDKGPRLTGIVEINGKNIVYLPNGYYVAVSRKIEDSQQRESWRQIGHELKEEHEGLIFRTSCTDANREEIETELHHLRTQYHELTKSLKMVKKPMIVHESEHFIKELREECKKMESATIVIDDISLRDKLLAGGSDDLVSEIIYYHEKQNIFSAYGVEDSVEKALKRVVWLSNGAYIVIDETEALTIVDVNTGKYSGKNHLQDTVVKTNELAAEEIARQLRLRDIGGIILIDFIDMKDMSDQEMVRKKLERALQKDHKRTNIVGFTQLGIMQLTRKKTKVALSEGLTEKCKVCEGTGSVLSAESVAFKLERELWELRGTDYESVTIETTEAVKDVFSGLEGKHLKRMEELIHATLRFIIISNNKPFYKITKLI, from the coding sequence ATGTTGGATAAGATCATTGTGAATTATATAGGTAGAGAAAAACGCTATGCGATACTCAAGGATCAAAAAGTTGAGAAGCTGTATATTGAACAACCAAAGCAGCAGTCGCTCGTTGGTAATATATATATAGGGACAGTAACGAAAGTTATGCCAGGGTTACATGCTGCTTTTGTTGATATTGGAGAAGAAAAACAAGGGTTCTTACATAGAGATAAGCTCGTTTCATTTTTATCAGCAAGAGATGAAAAGACTGTAAAAGAGACCAAAGGGATTGGATCATTTGTCCATCAAGGGGAGAGGCTCCTTGTTCAGGTGGAAAAAGACGCAAGCGGTGATAAAGGACCACGTTTAACAGGGATTGTTGAGATTAATGGAAAGAACATTGTGTATTTGCCGAATGGCTATTATGTGGCTGTCTCAAGAAAAATAGAAGATTCACAGCAAAGAGAAAGCTGGCGTCAAATAGGGCATGAGCTGAAAGAGGAGCATGAAGGGCTCATTTTTCGTACATCATGTACGGATGCAAATAGAGAGGAAATTGAAACAGAGCTTCATCATTTACGAACTCAGTATCATGAACTCACAAAATCTCTAAAAATGGTAAAGAAACCGATGATTGTTCATGAAAGTGAACACTTTATAAAGGAACTTAGGGAAGAATGTAAAAAAATGGAGTCTGCTACCATTGTGATTGATGACATTAGCCTAAGGGATAAACTATTAGCAGGTGGTTCTGATGATCTAGTAAGTGAGATTATTTATTATCATGAGAAACAAAATATATTCTCCGCATACGGGGTTGAAGACTCAGTTGAAAAAGCATTAAAACGTGTCGTTTGGCTTTCAAACGGTGCGTATATAGTCATTGATGAAACGGAAGCTCTCACCATTGTTGATGTGAATACGGGAAAGTATTCAGGGAAAAATCATCTTCAAGATACCGTTGTGAAGACAAATGAGCTTGCTGCAGAAGAGATTGCACGTCAATTAAGATTAAGAGACATTGGTGGAATTATTCTTATTGATTTTATTGATATGAAGGATATGAGTGACCAAGAAATGGTCCGAAAGAAATTGGAAAGAGCTTTGCAAAAGGATCATAAACGAACAAATATTGTTGGATTTACTCAGCTAGGTATCATGCAGCTTACTAGAAAAAAAACAAAAGTAGCACTTTCTGAAGGTTTAACGGAAAAATGTAAAGTCTGCGAGGGGACAGGAAGCGTGTTAAGTGCAGAATCGGTTGCCTTCAAGCTAGAACGAGAACTTTGGGAGCTAAGGGGGACCGATTATGAGTCTGTTACCATTGAAACGACCGAAGCAGTAAAAGATGTGTTTTCCGGCTTGGAAGGTAAACATCTGAAGAGAATGGAAGAATTAATCCATGCAACCCTTCGTTTTATTATCATATCGAACAATAAACCTTTCTATAAAATTACGAAGCTCATCTAA
- the minD gene encoding septum site-determining protein MinD: MGQAIVVTSGKGGVGKTTTSANIGTALALQGKRVCLVDTDIGLRNLDVVMGLENRIIYDLVDVVEGRCKIHQALVKDKRFDDLLYLLPAAQTSDKTAVQPEQMKTLINNLKQDYDYIIIDCPAGIEQGYKNAVAGADKAIVVTTPEVSAVRDADRIIGLLEKEENVEAPKLVINRIRSHMMKNGDMLDVDEITAHLSIDLIGIVADDDEVIKASNHGEPIALNPNSKASIAYRNIARRILGESIPLQQLDDSDKGVFTKIKKFFGVK, translated from the coding sequence ATGGGACAAGCCATTGTTGTAACTTCAGGAAAAGGTGGAGTAGGGAAAACGACTACTTCTGCAAATATTGGAACAGCACTAGCCTTACAAGGGAAGCGTGTCTGCCTTGTTGATACAGATATCGGATTGAGAAACTTAGACGTCGTTATGGGACTTGAAAACCGAATCATTTATGATTTAGTTGACGTCGTGGAAGGTCGCTGTAAGATTCATCAAGCGTTAGTTAAAGATAAGAGATTTGATGACCTACTATACTTGCTTCCAGCAGCACAAACGAGTGATAAAACGGCAGTTCAGCCTGAACAAATGAAAACGTTGATTAACAATTTGAAACAGGACTATGATTATATCATTATTGACTGTCCGGCAGGAATTGAACAAGGTTATAAAAATGCAGTTGCAGGTGCGGATAAAGCTATTGTTGTAACCACACCAGAGGTTTCAGCTGTAAGGGATGCGGACAGAATCATCGGACTTCTAGAAAAGGAAGAAAATGTGGAGGCACCAAAGCTAGTGATTAATCGTATCCGCAGTCATATGATGAAAAATGGAGATATGCTTGATGTAGACGAAATCACAGCACACCTATCTATTGATTTAATTGGAATAGTGGCAGATGATGATGAAGTCATTAAAGCATCTAATCATGGTGAACCAATCGCTCTTAATCCTAATTCAAAAGCGTCGATCGCCTATCGAAATATTGCACGCCGAATATTAGGAGAATCAATACCACTCCAACAGCTTGATGATAGTGATAAAGGTGTATTTACAAAAATTAAAAAGTTTTTTGGAGTTAAGTAA
- a CDS encoding transcription repressor NadR yields the protein MNEKKILGENRRELILEWLKSSGTPITGGELSTRTNVSRQVVVGDITLLKAKGEPIMATSQGYLYLSNQANDAPIYRTIACSHPPEQTEEELNLLVDHGVTVKDVRIEHPIYGDLTASIMVSNRREVKQFLEKMQSTKSSYLSELTGGIHIHTISAPSEQILDQVEEALDKAGFLIDRK from the coding sequence ATGAATGAGAAAAAGATATTAGGAGAAAACCGTCGTGAGCTCATTCTTGAATGGCTAAAATCAAGTGGTACACCGATTACTGGAGGAGAACTCTCAACAAGAACGAATGTTAGCAGACAAGTAGTTGTTGGGGACATTACGCTTTTAAAGGCGAAGGGTGAGCCAATTATGGCAACGAGCCAGGGCTATTTATATCTTTCCAATCAAGCGAACGATGCTCCTATTTACCGAACCATCGCCTGTTCACATCCCCCTGAGCAGACAGAAGAAGAATTAAATTTGCTCGTTGATCATGGAGTTACTGTCAAAGACGTAAGAATTGAACATCCAATATACGGCGATTTGACAGCATCAATCATGGTGTCAAATCGTAGAGAAGTAAAGCAATTCTTAGAAAAGATGCAATCAACCAAATCTTCCTACCTCTCAGAGTTAACAGGAGGGATTCATATTCACACCATTTCAGCACCGTCTGAACAAATCCTTGATCAAGTCGAAGAAGCACTGGATAAAGCTGGATTTCTCATTGATCGAAAATAA
- the obgE gene encoding GTPase ObgE — translation MFVDQVKIYVKGGDGGNGMVAFRREKYVPKGGPAGGDGGKGADVVFVVEEGLRTLMDFRYQRHFKAPRGEHGMSKNQHGKNSKDMIVKVPPGTVVKDAETNEIIGDLVEHGQRAIIARGGRGGRGNSRFATPANPAPELSEHGEPGQERDVILELKLLADVGLVGFPSVGKSTLLSVVSSAKPKIAEYHFTTIVPNLGMVETEDGRSFVMADLPGLIEGAHSGVGLGHQFLRHIERTRVIVHVIDMAATEGRDPYEDYVTINKELQEYNLRLTERPQIIVANKMDMPDAEENLKSFKEKLTDEYPIFPISAITRQGLRDLLFAVADKIEQTPEFPLHEEELESTGIHRVLYKHEAEQTEFVITRDPDGSFVVSGHAVERLFKMTDFSRDESIKRFARQLRGMGVDEALRERGAKNGDTVRLMDYEFEFLD, via the coding sequence ATGTTTGTAGATCAGGTAAAGATTTACGTAAAAGGTGGAGACGGTGGAAACGGGATGGTAGCATTCCGCCGTGAAAAATATGTACCAAAGGGTGGACCTGCTGGAGGTGACGGCGGGAAAGGTGCAGATGTGGTTTTTGTGGTAGAAGAAGGATTACGAACGTTAATGGATTTTAGATACCAAAGGCATTTTAAAGCTCCCCGTGGTGAGCATGGGATGTCTAAAAATCAGCATGGTAAAAACTCTAAAGATATGATTGTTAAAGTTCCACCAGGGACTGTCGTAAAAGATGCAGAAACAAATGAAATTATTGGCGATTTAGTTGAACATGGACAACGTGCAATTATTGCTAGAGGTGGTCGAGGCGGTCGAGGAAATTCGCGATTCGCTACACCTGCTAATCCAGCACCTGAATTATCTGAACATGGTGAGCCAGGACAGGAAAGGGATGTAATTCTCGAGCTCAAGCTTCTAGCTGATGTTGGATTGGTGGGCTTCCCTAGCGTTGGAAAGTCAACATTACTGTCTGTCGTTTCTTCTGCAAAACCGAAAATTGCTGAGTATCATTTTACAACGATTGTTCCGAATCTTGGAATGGTCGAGACAGAAGATGGAAGAAGCTTTGTAATGGCTGATCTGCCTGGACTAATTGAAGGCGCTCACTCCGGTGTAGGACTTGGTCATCAGTTTTTACGACATATTGAAAGAACAAGGGTCATCGTTCATGTAATTGATATGGCTGCAACAGAAGGAAGAGATCCTTATGAGGATTACGTAACGATCAATAAGGAGTTGCAGGAATATAATTTACGTTTAACTGAAAGACCACAAATCATCGTAGCCAATAAGATGGATATGCCAGATGCTGAGGAAAATTTAAAATCCTTTAAAGAAAAATTAACAGATGAATATCCTATCTTCCCTATATCAGCGATTACGCGCCAGGGACTTAGAGATTTACTATTTGCGGTTGCTGATAAAATTGAACAAACTCCTGAATTTCCACTTCATGAGGAAGAGCTTGAGAGTACAGGAATTCACCGCGTACTTTACAAACATGAAGCGGAGCAGACAGAGTTCGTTATTACGAGAGATCCGGATGGAAGCTTTGTTGTTTCAGGACATGCAGTGGAACGATTGTTTAAGATGACTGACTTCTCTAGAGACGAGTCGATCAAACGATTTGCTCGCCAGCTTCGCGGTATGGGAGTCGATGAAGCGTTAAGAGAAAGAGGAGCAAAAAATGGTGATACAGTAAGACTTATGGATTATGAATTCGAATTTTTAGATTAG
- a CDS encoding ACT domain-containing protein, with protein sequence MKEEDILDKKFYLVREDVLPEAMKKTLDAKEMLERGKVESVWDAVQKVDLSRSAFYKYRDTVFPFHTIVKERLITLFFHLEDRSGTLSQLLGVVASSGCNVLTIHQTIPLQGRANVTLSLNTTDMAIEIEELLARLRRMEFVEKVEVLGSGA encoded by the coding sequence ATGAAAGAAGAAGATATATTAGACAAGAAGTTTTACTTAGTGCGTGAAGATGTGCTGCCTGAAGCGATGAAAAAAACTCTTGATGCAAAGGAAATGCTTGAACGTGGGAAGGTTGAGTCTGTGTGGGATGCGGTTCAAAAGGTCGATTTAAGCCGCAGTGCCTTTTACAAATATAGAGACACAGTCTTTCCTTTCCACACGATTGTCAAAGAACGGCTAATTACCTTGTTTTTTCATCTAGAAGATCGTTCAGGTACGCTTTCACAGTTGCTTGGTGTGGTAGCATCATCTGGTTGTAACGTATTGACTATTCATCAGACAATCCCACTTCAAGGTAGGGCCAACGTAACGCTATCTTTAAATACTACGGATATGGCTATTGAAATTGAAGAACTGCTAGCACGATTACGCAGGATGGAATTTGTAGAGAAGGTTGAAGTACTAGGGTCAGGAGCATAA
- a CDS encoding M50 family metallopeptidase, translating to MNKMIELFSKIHIHPLLWVVVALSVVTGHFYELLLLLIIIFIHELGHGVAASYFSWRIKKITLLPFGGVAEMDEHGNRPLREEAIVVLSGPVQHIWLVAVAYLLHQVGLLNDHLFSMFLQYNVMIFLFNLLPIWPLDGGKFIFLWLSINKSFPKAFKQTLLLSFYVLLLFSSVIMVTEPLNLNVWIIISFLLFSLYYEWKQRRYVFVRFLLERYYGKKDTFGTLIPLKVEEDELIIHVLEKFQRGCKHPIIIENDGQEKRLLDENELLHAYFADKLLMARMKDLLYQY from the coding sequence TTGAATAAAATGATTGAGCTTTTTTCAAAAATTCATATTCATCCACTGTTGTGGGTAGTTGTGGCTTTGTCTGTTGTGACAGGGCACTTTTATGAACTCCTTCTCCTCTTAATCATTATCTTTATACATGAGCTAGGTCATGGGGTAGCCGCTTCCTATTTTTCATGGAGAATTAAAAAAATCACGTTGCTTCCTTTTGGTGGGGTTGCAGAGATGGATGAACACGGAAACAGGCCGCTACGAGAAGAAGCAATCGTGGTATTGTCTGGACCTGTACAACACATATGGCTTGTTGCCGTTGCCTATCTACTTCATCAAGTTGGACTTTTGAATGACCATTTGTTTTCCATGTTTCTACAGTATAATGTGATGATATTTTTATTTAATTTGCTTCCTATTTGGCCATTAGACGGTGGGAAATTCATTTTTTTATGGCTTTCTATCAATAAGTCATTTCCAAAAGCATTCAAACAGACACTTCTCCTCTCTTTCTATGTTTTATTATTATTTAGTTCTGTCATTATGGTGACAGAACCTTTAAATCTTAATGTTTGGATTATCATCTCGTTTCTTTTGTTTTCTTTGTATTATGAATGGAAGCAAAGAAGATATGTGTTTGTTCGATTTTTACTGGAACGCTATTACGGGAAAAAGGATACGTTTGGAACACTCATTCCTTTAAAGGTGGAAGAGGATGAGTTAATTATTCATGTACTTGAAAAATTTCAAAGAGGCTGTAAGCATCCAATAATCATTGAGAATGATGGACAGGAGAAAAGATTGCTTGATGAAAACGAATTGTTACATGCTTATTTTGCTGATAAACTTTTGATGGCAAGAATGAAGGATTTGCTTTATCAATATTGA
- the rplU gene encoding 50S ribosomal protein L21 codes for MYAIIETGGKQVKVEEGQTIYIEKLNAETGETVTFDKVLFVGGESVKVGSPVVEGATVTAKVEKQGRAKKIIVFKYKAKKNQRKKQGHRQPYTKVVIEKINA; via the coding sequence ATGTACGCAATTATTGAAACAGGCGGAAAGCAAGTAAAGGTAGAAGAAGGACAAACTATCTACATTGAAAAGCTAAACGCTGAAACAGGCGAAACTGTTACATTTGACAAGGTTTTATTCGTTGGTGGAGAAAGCGTAAAGGTAGGAAGCCCAGTTGTTGAGGGTGCTACTGTTACAGCTAAAGTTGAAAAGCAAGGTCGCGCTAAGAAGATCATTGTTTTCAAGTACAAGGCGAAGAAGAACCAACGCAAAAAGCAAGGTCATCGTCAACCATATACAAAAGTTGTCATTGAAAAAATCAACGCGTAA
- the pheA gene encoding prephenate dehydratase, with product MKVAFLGPRATFTDLVTREMFPHEERIPYATIPDCLDAVMEEEVDVTVVPLENTLEGSVNITLDYLIHEINLPIIAEVTTPVKQHLLVHPSVKERWQEVTKVLSHPHAIAQCHKFLHGSLKGVPCENATSTAAAAKYIIEHPDENVAAIANQLAAIEYGLAVAKDNIHDYDFNHTRFIVLSKKNIPLQPKTIDIKGYKTTVMVTLPTDRSGALHQVLSAFAWRKLNLSKIESRPMKTGLGNYFFIIDIEEKMDDVLIPGAIAELEALGCSVSVLGSYPYYHEIG from the coding sequence TTGAAAGTAGCATTTTTAGGACCAAGAGCCACGTTTACTGATTTAGTGACAAGAGAAATGTTTCCTCATGAGGAGCGAATTCCTTATGCCACAATTCCGGATTGCTTAGATGCAGTAATGGAGGAAGAGGTTGACGTTACGGTTGTTCCGCTTGAAAATACGTTAGAAGGATCGGTAAATATTACATTGGATTATTTAATTCATGAAATTAACTTACCGATTATTGCTGAGGTTACAACTCCTGTAAAGCAGCATTTACTTGTACATCCATCTGTGAAAGAGAGATGGCAGGAGGTAACAAAAGTATTAAGCCATCCACATGCCATTGCTCAATGTCATAAGTTCCTTCACGGATCATTAAAAGGCGTACCTTGTGAGAATGCAACGAGCACAGCTGCTGCAGCGAAGTATATTATCGAACATCCGGATGAAAACGTAGCCGCTATTGCGAATCAACTAGCTGCTATAGAATATGGACTAGCTGTTGCAAAAGATAATATTCACGACTACGACTTTAACCATACAAGATTTATCGTGTTATCAAAGAAAAACATCCCACTTCAGCCAAAAACCATTGATATCAAAGGTTATAAAACGACAGTAATGGTCACATTACCTACGGACCGGTCAGGTGCTTTACATCAAGTGCTATCTGCTTTTGCATGGAGAAAATTAAATTTATCAAAAATCGAGTCACGTCCAATGAAGACGGGACTTGGGAATTACTTTTTTATCATTGATATTGAGGAAAAGATGGACGATGTTCTGATCCCAGGTGCAATTGCCGAACTAGAAGCGCTCGGTTGTAGTGTATCGGTGCTTGGCAGCTATCCATATTATCATGAAATTGGGTAA
- the minC gene encoding septum site-determining protein MinC, with amino-acid sequence MKKTQNVLIKGTKDGLTLHLDDLCSYEELKRELDSKLTENSLANKDRPLISVRVQVGNRYLTEDQQEEIKNLIRQKKNLVVELIQSNVMTREEAELAIAANEIIPVAKVIRSGQVLETPGDLLLVGDVNPGGTVRAGGNIFIMGALKGIAHAGCFGNSNAVVVASVMNPSQIRISHCINRAPDNGTDKEKREMECAYIDENDHIIIDRLQVLSQLRPNLTKLEGGR; translated from the coding sequence ATGAAGAAGACACAAAATGTGCTAATAAAAGGAACAAAGGATGGTTTAACGTTACACTTAGATGATCTTTGCTCCTATGAAGAATTAAAGAGGGAATTAGATTCTAAATTAACCGAAAATTCGTTAGCTAATAAGGATCGACCTTTAATCTCTGTTCGAGTTCAAGTAGGTAACCGATACTTGACAGAAGATCAGCAAGAAGAAATTAAAAATTTAATACGTCAAAAAAAGAATTTAGTCGTTGAATTAATTCAATCAAATGTAATGACAAGGGAAGAAGCCGAGTTAGCAATAGCAGCAAATGAGATCATCCCAGTAGCTAAAGTCATCCGTTCAGGTCAAGTACTTGAAACACCTGGTGATTTGCTCTTAGTGGGAGATGTGAATCCTGGTGGGACAGTTCGAGCAGGCGGAAATATCTTTATTATGGGAGCGCTAAAGGGAATTGCTCACGCAGGATGCTTTGGTAACTCAAATGCAGTGGTTGTTGCCTCAGTGATGAATCCTTCACAAATCAGAATTAGTCATTGCATTAACCGTGCTCCAGATAATGGAACAGACAAAGAGAAACGGGAAATGGAATGTGCCTATATTGATGAAAACGATCACATTATTATTGATAGATTGCAAGTATTATCTCAGCTAAGACCAAACTTAACGAAGCTGGAAGGGGGACGCTAA
- a CDS encoding ribosomal-processing cysteine protease Prp — protein sequence MIQTTIYRTESGQIKSFTLSGHALFANRGDDIVCAGVSAVSFGAINSVIALTGVEPEIEQGDGGFLRCVIPTNLSTDIQEKVQLLLEGMVVSLQTIERDYGKYVKITFKK from the coding sequence ATGATTCAAACGACGATTTATCGTACTGAATCTGGACAAATAAAGTCGTTTACATTGAGCGGTCATGCTCTCTTTGCTAACCGAGGGGACGATATCGTCTGTGCCGGTGTCTCTGCCGTTTCATTCGGTGCTATTAACTCAGTTATTGCGTTAACAGGTGTTGAACCCGAAATTGAGCAAGGAGATGGTGGCTTTCTCCGCTGTGTGATTCCGACTAATCTCTCTACGGACATACAGGAGAAGGTACAGCTATTGCTTGAAGGCATGGTCGTGTCACTACAAACGATTGAGAGAGACTACGGGAAATATGTAAAAATTACCTTCAAAAAGTAG